One window of Curtobacterium sp. 458 genomic DNA carries:
- a CDS encoding multifunctional oxoglutarate decarboxylase/oxoglutarate dehydrogenase thiamine pyrophosphate-binding subunit/dihydrolipoyllysine-residue succinyltransferase subunit yields MSSHLTGTDETAGEFGANEWLVDELYEQFVADKTSVDESWWPVLEKFHRSQTGQASPAPSAPAPSGTTPAAQSSTQQPATGDAPAEAKSGPIQAKTTSRQPTPQPIPAEANDATDEHEETHEDVATPLRGMAKTLASNMDASLTVPTATSVRTIPAKLMIDNRIVINNHLRRARGGKISFTHLIGWAMVQALKEFPSQNVFYEERDGKPFVVEPAHVGLGIAIDVPKKDGTRSLLVPSIKRAESLTFGQFLSAYEDLVKRARDNKLTPADFQGTTISLTNPGGIGTVHSVPRLTKGQGCIIGAGALEYPAQFQGSAEKTLVELGIGKTITLTSTYDHRVIQGAGSGEYLKKVHERLIGGHGFYEGIFAALRIPYKPIQWANDINVDLAHRVNKTARVQELINSFRVRGHLMADIDPLEYRQRTHPDLEIESHGLTFWDLDREFVTGGLAGTTNAPLRDVLGILRDAYCRTTGVEYMHIQDPEQRRWVQSHIEVPYAKPSKDEQLRVLGKLNEAEAFETFLQTKYVGQKRFSLEGGESTIAFLDTLIQQAAGAGLEEVAIGMAHRGRLNVLTNIAGKTYGQIFREFEGSSLPGSVSGQGSGDVKYHVGTEGVFRASDGTAIPVTIAANPSHLEAVDGVLEGIVRAKQEKQGPGSTNVLPVLVHGDAAMAGQGVVVETLQMSQLRGYRTGGTVHLVINNQVGFTTPPESARSSVYSTDVAKTIQAPIFHVNGDDPEAVSRVAELAFAYREEFHRDVVIDLICYRRRGHNEGDDPSMTQPLMYNLIEAKRSVRTLYTEALVGRGDITQEEYDEAHRDFQDRLERAFAETHEAQTGTIPVITGDDDGAVNGLERPTSQRDDSENDVHETAVPEDLVRAVGDAHSNPPAGFSIHPKLQQLLAKRTDMTRNGGIDWAMAELIAIGSVLVEGKPVRLAGQDARRGTFVQRQAVFHDRVNGQEWLPLANLTEDQARFTIYDSLLSEYAAMAFEYGYSVERPEALVLWEAQFGDFANGAQTVIDEFISSAEQKWGQRSGLVLLLPHGYEGQGPDHSSARIERYLQLFAEDNMVIARPSTPASWFHLLRRQAWERPQKPLIVFTPKAMLRLRQATSPVEAFTNGTFEEVVDDDRQLDAGAVRRVVLHSGKVHHDLRAEAEKTGRGDVALVRLEQLAPLPLERILEVLGRYPDAEVVWAQEEPENQGAWPFVCMNLSPHLQGRPLSVASRPASAAPATGSSKRSAQEATEVIRTALGSSDQR; encoded by the coding sequence GTGTCGAGCCATCTGACCGGAACTGACGAGACCGCGGGCGAATTCGGGGCCAACGAGTGGCTCGTCGACGAGCTCTACGAGCAGTTCGTCGCGGACAAGACCTCGGTCGACGAGTCCTGGTGGCCGGTCCTCGAGAAGTTCCACCGCTCCCAGACCGGGCAGGCATCGCCCGCGCCGTCCGCACCTGCTCCCTCGGGGACCACGCCCGCCGCGCAGTCGAGCACGCAGCAGCCGGCGACCGGTGACGCCCCGGCCGAGGCGAAGTCCGGCCCGATCCAGGCGAAGACCACCTCGCGCCAGCCGACGCCGCAGCCGATCCCCGCCGAGGCGAACGACGCCACGGACGAGCACGAGGAGACCCACGAGGACGTGGCCACCCCGCTCCGGGGCATGGCGAAGACCCTGGCGTCGAACATGGACGCCTCCCTGACGGTCCCGACCGCGACGAGCGTCCGGACGATCCCGGCGAAGCTCATGATCGACAACCGGATCGTCATCAACAACCACCTCCGACGGGCCCGCGGCGGGAAGATCTCGTTCACGCACCTCATCGGGTGGGCGATGGTGCAGGCCCTCAAGGAGTTCCCGAGCCAGAACGTCTTCTACGAGGAGCGCGACGGCAAGCCGTTCGTGGTCGAGCCCGCCCACGTCGGACTCGGCATCGCGATCGACGTCCCGAAGAAGGACGGCACCCGTTCCCTCCTCGTGCCGAGCATCAAACGTGCCGAGAGCCTGACGTTCGGGCAGTTCCTCTCCGCCTACGAGGACCTCGTCAAGCGCGCCCGCGACAACAAGCTCACGCCGGCGGACTTCCAGGGCACGACGATCTCGCTGACGAACCCGGGCGGCATCGGCACCGTGCACTCGGTCCCGCGCCTCACCAAGGGTCAGGGCTGCATCATCGGCGCCGGCGCCCTCGAGTACCCGGCGCAGTTCCAGGGCTCGGCGGAGAAGACCCTCGTCGAGCTCGGCATCGGCAAGACGATCACGCTCACGAGCACCTACGACCACCGCGTCATCCAGGGCGCCGGCTCAGGCGAGTACCTCAAGAAGGTGCACGAGCGCCTCATCGGGGGCCACGGCTTCTACGAGGGGATCTTCGCCGCGCTGCGCATCCCCTACAAGCCGATCCAGTGGGCGAACGACATCAACGTCGACCTCGCGCACCGCGTCAACAAGACCGCGCGCGTGCAGGAGCTCATCAACAGCTTCCGCGTCCGCGGGCACCTGATGGCGGACATCGACCCGCTCGAGTACCGCCAGCGCACCCACCCGGACCTCGAGATCGAGAGCCACGGGCTGACCTTCTGGGACCTCGACCGCGAGTTCGTCACGGGCGGGCTGGCCGGCACGACGAACGCTCCGCTCCGCGACGTCCTCGGCATCCTGCGCGATGCGTACTGCCGCACGACCGGTGTCGAGTACATGCACATCCAGGACCCGGAGCAGCGCCGCTGGGTGCAGTCGCACATCGAGGTCCCCTACGCGAAGCCGTCGAAGGACGAACAGCTCCGCGTCCTCGGCAAGCTCAACGAGGCCGAGGCGTTCGAGACGTTCCTGCAGACGAAGTACGTCGGGCAGAAGCGCTTCTCGCTCGAGGGCGGCGAGTCGACGATCGCGTTCCTCGACACCCTCATCCAGCAGGCCGCCGGCGCCGGACTCGAGGAGGTCGCGATCGGCATGGCCCACCGCGGCCGCCTCAACGTCCTCACGAACATCGCCGGCAAGACGTACGGCCAGATCTTCCGCGAGTTCGAGGGCTCCTCGTTGCCGGGCTCCGTGTCCGGTCAGGGCTCCGGTGACGTGAAGTACCACGTCGGCACCGAGGGCGTGTTCCGTGCGAGCGACGGCACGGCGATCCCGGTGACGATCGCGGCGAACCCGTCGCACCTCGAAGCGGTCGACGGCGTGCTCGAGGGCATCGTCCGCGCGAAGCAGGAGAAGCAGGGCCCCGGGTCGACGAACGTGCTGCCGGTGCTCGTCCACGGCGACGCGGCGATGGCCGGTCAGGGCGTCGTGGTCGAGACCCTGCAGATGTCGCAGCTCCGCGGCTACCGCACGGGCGGCACGGTCCACCTCGTCATCAACAACCAGGTCGGGTTCACGACCCCGCCGGAGTCCGCCCGCAGCTCGGTGTACTCCACGGACGTCGCCAAGACGATCCAGGCGCCGATCTTCCACGTGAACGGCGACGACCCCGAGGCCGTGTCCCGCGTCGCGGAGCTCGCCTTCGCCTACCGCGAGGAGTTCCACCGCGACGTCGTCATCGATCTCATCTGCTACCGCCGACGCGGACACAACGAGGGCGACGACCCCTCGATGACGCAGCCGCTCATGTACAACCTCATCGAGGCGAAGCGCTCCGTCCGCACGCTCTACACCGAGGCGCTCGTCGGCCGCGGCGACATCACGCAGGAGGAGTACGACGAGGCGCACCGCGACTTCCAGGACCGCCTGGAGCGCGCGTTCGCCGAGACGCACGAGGCGCAGACCGGCACGATCCCGGTCATCACGGGCGACGACGACGGCGCCGTGAACGGCCTCGAGCGCCCGACCTCGCAGCGGGACGACTCCGAGAACGACGTGCACGAGACCGCCGTCCCCGAGGACCTCGTCCGAGCGGTCGGCGACGCGCACAGCAACCCGCCCGCGGGGTTCTCCATCCACCCGAAGCTCCAGCAGCTGCTCGCGAAGCGCACCGACATGACGCGCAACGGCGGCATCGACTGGGCGATGGCCGAGCTCATCGCGATCGGCTCGGTCCTCGTCGAGGGCAAGCCCGTCCGCCTCGCCGGCCAGGACGCCCGACGCGGCACGTTCGTCCAGCGCCAGGCCGTCTTCCACGACCGGGTGAACGGACAGGAGTGGCTCCCGCTCGCGAACCTCACCGAGGACCAGGCCCGCTTCACCATCTACGACTCGCTGCTGAGCGAGTACGCGGCGATGGCGTTCGAGTACGGCTACTCGGTCGAGCGTCCCGAGGCCCTCGTGCTCTGGGAGGCGCAGTTCGGTGACTTCGCCAACGGTGCCCAGACGGTCATCGACGAGTTCATCTCGTCCGCCGAGCAGAAGTGGGGACAGCGCTCGGGCCTCGTGCTCCTGCTCCCCCACGGCTACGAGGGCCAGGGACCGGACCACTCGTCCGCACGCATCGAGCGCTACCTGCAGCTCTTCGCCGAGGACAACATGGTGATCGCCCGGCCGTCGACCCCGGCGTCGTGGTTCCACCTGCTGCGTCGCCAGGCCTGGGAACGGCCGCAGAAGCCGCTCATCGTGTTCACCCCGAAGGCGATGCTGCGCCTTCGCCAGGCGACGAGCCCCGTCGAGGCGTTCACGAACGGCACCTTCGAGGAGGTCGTCGACGACGACCGCCAGCTCGACGCCGGTGCCGTGCGTCGCGTGGTGCTGCACTCCGGCAAGGTCCACCACGACCTCCGCGCCGAGGCCGAGAAGACCGGCCGGGGCGACGTCGCCCTCGTCCGGCTGGAGCAGCTCGCGCCGCTGCCCCTCGAGCGCATCCTCGAGGTCCTCGGCCGCTACCCGGACGCCGAGGTCGTCTGGGCGCAGGAGGAACCCGAGAACCAGGGTGCCTGGCCGTTCGTGTGCATGAACCTCTCGCCGCACCTGCAGGGTCGGCCGCTCTCGGTCGCGTCGCGGCCGGCGAGTGCCGCACCCGCGACGGGGTCGTCGAAGCGCTCCGCCCAGGAGGCCACCGAGGTCATCCGCACCGCGCTGGGTTCGTCGGACCAGCGCTGA